The following proteins come from a genomic window of Nothobranchius furzeri strain GRZ-AD chromosome 1, NfurGRZ-RIMD1, whole genome shotgun sequence:
- the jakmip1 gene encoding early endosome antigen 1 isoform X1 — MQLSQRLDQRLHKLREEVRTMTQEKELTEQLWRQRLQRCQRQLKAKEEEMSRQSHYFENFKVQLQHKLSLAQDREQALQNRIYTLEKQLVDMTVSAATGTATIRAARITARTVTRPEEQDKLPSMRGEGEGEEEKKEERKKQWLPDVGEERSKANEGKLETDVDQGGSKDAKQASNEPRLQSFIISLQEDLKVLLEREEDGLTERRKLLEQLQEAQENSHFLGGKVEDMKAEIHQLRLSESFLMQEVEDLRGENQKLQQIFGNVDPTPLQSSTKPESTRPRASCSPVVPLTTPSDVSTVRKSSGGLGEAQQTAGKNQDHNHACALSPVDHQNAAEHLQNNRQNYFSSAKTEAKRDSLNPLNQLSFKPKTDFQPLSVTTEFLNDFKLGNMEENPSEESDALREAFQSLGFGEDHHALREEREQLEELLQKTQAQLETMTQENTQLKLQLRRSAEEQQQAAEQWSSREQIITPSTFDRDDHHLSLSARDDAVPAQDDLVQALNQENRALAERIQELLAHIEFREKEIAKEQTQLRESISRMKQDGVRLEHDNQEQASLISELNKKTEDDLNTIMELQQKLEDVKAESQVKQQHRGQWERAHSAGISGMFLYNKQEHADGVVSRVLKGQDEESSVFRQEVNDLTTSLSSCCQCKNQPELLQTSTQTGDHVDSLTEQVAPLSSSIQSLRSEQEELIASIGFLREQQKEVTLSVQTQTEEKHQLTRAVWALKEQKDNICQSLASLRQERESLSRAVCGLKDEREQFLKSVSGLKEANEQLNESLSALQRKKETVMESLSSEKEERDRIMQSLQGLQTENDQLSQTVLHLKEQRDQLADSLRCLTEQRDQKKLNLTLKEDHDQLMLSVSNLKKERGKIEHSINCLRQEENLLMQQILDLKEERHSHQTPLIQMQQPLDLCSADDITGKTHDRTGDHTAPGSDTRNHGDAFPQKQNGLMEEIEALRAELQKSQQELDRMHSENKSLHTELSESEARCGEAERKACQASEQVIRLTESVGLMEDLMKDNKSLTAQGKELQNKLTVLLREKNNALSLKAQTDEQNTILTAQLKAKSVALEELNSEYIALKRGRSSREDANAAFISLRARYDDIRAKYDSLLKRKSQTDVEIAPLKAKLSCLVLKCQQRNCLLVEMMKSMQKQVCVDPRLTQQVKHLLSDAALQEYAAAFTPGSYMQTQNCCSEFTQDFISKFHHCCNRFTRDETCPIVSICVSKQDGVSAESESQWGEGEKYSSVFATETSANLQAAAETLKKTSPGPTSPVLECPSVPVSSFVPLKDDMSTDMLQLCPASGLNNLPEKSGFQHLNINQKSSPEVISRGKSPTPLFSCPRVNPSRRLSSPEKIINLHEQLQKTLISNFQAPESRGRGQEPRMSLSAQADLNSANTTKHLSYTLQHLPSVVPAKPASSDKSVTLFNAVASRSANMSSMFTNHHLKVDGFKTHSSSSDFALVSPTPSKDKINSYEATHVTKPKQTKKVTTVRDVSNATQAASMLNTPTFPNSNVSVMTSKADSAALTPDSFALRSQSAHSSLDQSKRSATTSLEKTSRPKPESPAEVRSVEVIKRVGQSSLLIGWQRPLLDELGCSNGTFVYGYRVFVNGDFHKSVMSSACTKCILENVDLSVPVHISIQTLGSNGLPSNSVQLIYTTLNRSEQR, encoded by the exons ATGCAGCTCTCCCAGAGGCTAGACCAAAGACTCCACAAACTCAGAGAGGAGGTCAGAACCATG ACCCAAGAGAAGGAGCTGACAGAGCAGCTATGGAGGCAGCGGCTGCAGCGCTGTCAGAGGCAACTGAAAGCCAAAGAGGAAGAGATGAGTCGTCAGTCCCACTATTTTGAGAACTTTAAAGTCCAACTTCAACACaagctcagcctggcccaggacagAGAGCAGGCTCTCCAGAATCGCATCTACACTTTAGAGAAGCAGCTTGTTGACATGACTGTCAGCGCCGCCACGGGAACAGCAACAATCAGAGCCGCCAGAATTACAGCCAGGACCGTGACACGACCAGAAGAACAAGACAAGCTGCCCTCTATGAGAGGAGAGGGTGAGGGAGAGgaggagaaaaaagaagagaGGAAGAAGCAATGGCTGCCAGATGTTGGGGAAGAAAGGTCAAAGGCTAATGAGGGGAAGTTGGAGACAGATGTTGATCAAGGAGGAAGCAAAGATGCAAAACAGGCTTCGAATGAGCCCAGGCTGCAAAGCTTCATCATCAGCCTGCAGGAGGATCTCAAGGTGCTATTGGAGAGAGAAGAGGATGGGCTGACGGAGCGGAGGAAGCTCTTGGAGCAGCTCCAGGAGGCCCAGGAGAATAGCCACTTCCTGGGTGGTAAAGTGGAGGACATGAAGGCAGAGATTCATCAGCTGAGACTGTCTGAGAGCTTCCTGATGCAGGAGGTGGAAGATCTAAGAGGCGAGAATCAGAAACTCCAGCAGATCTTCGGGAATGTAGATCCAACACCTCTTCAGTCATCTACAAAACCTGAGAGCACGAGACCCCGAGCTAGCTGTAGTCCAGTTGTGCCCTTAACTACTCCTTCAGATGTCTCTACTGTAAGAAAGTCCTCTGGCGGTTTGGGAGAG GCGCAGCAAACTGCTGGCAAGAACCAAGACCAtaatcatgcttgtgcactttcACCTGTTGACCACCAGAATGCAGCAGAGCACCTTCAGAACAACAGACAAAATTATTTCTCATCCGCCAAAACTGAAGCAAAGCGTGATTCTCTGAATCCTTTAAACCAGTTGAGCTTTAAACCCAAAACTGATTTCCAGCCACTTTCTGTCACTACGGAGTTCTTAAATGATTTTAAACTGGGAAACATGGAGGAAAATCCCAGTGAGGAGTCTGATGCCCTCAGAGAGGCGTTTCAGAGCTTGGGATTTGGAGAAGATCATCATGCTCTTCGAGAGGAACGTGAGCAGCTGGAGGAGCTTCTTCAGAAGACACAGGCGCAGCTGGAGACCATGACTCAGGAGAACACTCAGCTGAAGTTACAGCTCAGGAGGAGtgcagaggagcagcagcaggcagCAGAACAGTGGTCATCAAGAGAACAG ATAATCACACCATCCACCTTTGACAGAGATGATCATCACCTGTCACTTTCTGCCAGGGATGATGCAGTTCCTGCTCAAGATGACCTCGTTCAGGCCTTAAATCAGGAAAACCGAGCCTTGGCAGAAAGGATCCAGGAGCTGTTGGCTCACATTGAGTTCAGAGAGAAGGAAATTGCTAAGGAACAGACCCAGCTGAGGGAAAGTATCTCTAGGATGAAGCAGGATGGTGTCAGACTGGAGCATGATAACCAAGAACAGGCCAGTTTAATCTCTGAACTAAACAAGAAGACGGAGGATGATCTAAATACCATCATGGAGCTTCAGCAGAAGTTAGAAGATGTAAAAGCAGAATCACAGGTTAAGCAGCAGCATAGAGGCCAGTGGGAACGTGCACACTCAGCTGGAATATCAGGAATGTTTTTATACAACAAACAAGAACATGCGGATGGTGTAGTTTCTAGAGTGCTGAAAGGACAAGATGAAGAATCTTCAGTTTTCCGTCAAGAAGTTAACGATTTGACCACATCCCTGTCATCTTGTTGTCAATGTAAAAATCAGCCTGAGTTATTACAAACCAGCACACAGACTGGCGACCATGTTGATTCACTGACTGAACAAGTGGCTCCGCTCTCCAGCTCAATCCAGAGCCTCAGATCAGAGCAGGAAGAGCTGATTGCCAGCATTGGTTTTCTCAGAGAGCAGCAGAAAGAAGTCACTCTGTCAGTCCAAACGCAGACGGAAGAAAAACACCAGCTAACTCGTGCAGTTTGGGCTCTGAAGGAGCAGAAAGATAACATCTGTCAGTCTCTGGCCAGCCTCCGACAAGAGAGAGAGTCACTGAGCAGGGCAGTCTGCGGGCTGAAGGATGAGAGAGAGCAGTTTTTAAAGTCTGTTAGTGGCCTAAAAGAAGCAAATGAGCAGCTAAACGAGTCTTTATCTGCTCTTCAAAGAAAAAAAGAGACAGTGATGGAATCACTCTCAAGCGAAAAAGAAGAGAGAGATCGAATCATGCAATCTCTGCAAGGTTTGCAGACAGAAAATGATCAGCTGAGCCAAACAGTGCTTCATCTTAAAGAACAGAGAGACCAACTAGCTGATTCTCTCAGGTGTCTGACTGAACAAAGAGACCAGAAAAAACTAAATCTCACTTTAAAAGAAGACCACGACCAACTGATGCTGTCAGTCAGCAATTTGAAGAAAGAAAGAGGAAAAATAGAGCATTCCATCAACTGCTTGAGGCAAGAGGAAAACCTCCTCATGCAGCAAATCCTGGATTTAAAAGAGGAAAGACACAGCCATCAGACTCCCCTCATTCAAATGCAGCAGCCACTAGATTTATGCagtgctgatgacatcacaggaAAGACGCATGATAGGACCGGAGATCACACCGCGCCAGGAAGTGATACCAGAAACCATGGAGATGCGTTTCCACAG AAACAAAATGGCCTGATGGAggagattgaagctttgagagcaGAACTACAAAAATCCCAACAGGAACTGGACAGGATGCACTCAGAG AACAAGAGTTTGCACACAGAGCTCTCCGAGTCTGAAGCCCGGTGTGGCGAGGCAGAGAGAAAAGCATGTCAGGCGTCTGAGCAGGTGATCAGACTGACTGAGTCTGTCGGTCTGATGGAAGACCTCATGAAGGACAACAAGAGCCTCACAGCGCAG GGGAAGGAGCTGCAGAACAAACTGACTGTCCTGCTGAGAGAAAAGAATAATGCTCTGTCCCTGAAGGCCCAAACTGATGAGCAGAACACCATCCTCACCGCCCAACTCAAAGCTAAG AGTGTGGCTCTGGAGGAACTGAACTCTGAGTATATCGCTCTGAAACGAGGCAGAAGCAGCAGGGAGGATGCGAACGCTGCCTTTATCTCCCTCAGGGCCCGTTATGATGACATCAGAGCTAAG TATGATTCACTTCTTAAACGAAAAAGCCAAACAGATGTGGAAATAGCTCCTTTAAAG GCCAAGCTGTCTTGCCTGGTGCTGAAGTGTCAGCAGAGGAACTGCttgttagtggagatgatgaagtCCATGCAGAAACAGGTGTGTGTGGACCCCAGACTCACACAACAAGTCAAGCATCTGCTCAGTGACGCAGCTCTGCAGGAATACGCTGCAGCGTTTACACCAGGCAGCTACATGCAGACCCAAAACTGCTGCAGTGAGTTTACACAAGACTTTATTTCTAAATTTCACCACTGCTGCAACAGATTCACACGTGATGAAACCTGCCCCATTGTTTCGATCTGTGTGAGCAAACAAGACGGCGTCTCAGCTGAGTCTGAATCTCAGTGGGGCGAAGGAGAGAAATATTCTTCAGTATTTGCAACTGAGACTTCAGCAAATCTTCAGGCAGCAGCTGAAACACTAAAGAAAACCTCACCTGGGCCAACATCACCTGTACTAGAGTGTCCAAGTGTCCCTGTGTCTTCATTTGTCCCACTGAAGGACGACATGAGCACAGATATGTTACAG CTGTGTCCTGCTAGTGGACTAAATAATCTGCCAGAGAAGTCAGGATTTCAGCATTTGAACATAAATCAAAAGTCCTCCCCAGAAGTGATCAGTCGGGGTAAAAGTcccactcctctcttctcctgcccACGGGTCAATCCCAGCAGGAGGCTGAGTAGTCCTGAGAAGATTATCAACCTTCATGAACAGCTGCAGAAGACCCTGATCAGCAACTTTCAG GCACCAGAGAGCAGAGGACGAGGACAGGAGCCCAGGATGTCCCTTTCAGCCCAAGCTGACCTAAATTCAGCCAACACAACAAAACACCTTTCCTACACTCTTCAGCACCTCCCCTCTGTAGTTCCAGCTAAACCTGCCTCCTCTGACAAATCCGTGACTCTTTTTAATGCAGTTGCATCTAGATCTGCTAATATGAGCAGCATGTTCACTAACCATCACCTTAAAGTGGATGGTTTTAAAACTCATTCCAGCTCTTCTGACTTTGCTCTTGTCAGCCCGACTCCCAGTAAAGACAAAATAAACTCATATGAAGCCACTCATGTGACGAAGCCGAAGCAGACTAAGAAAGTGACCACTGTTCGTGATGTTTCCAATGCTACACAAGCAGCATCTATGCTGAACACACCAACTTTCCCTAATTCCAATGTTTCTGTCATGACCTCTAAAGCAGACAGTGCTGCTCTGACTCCTGATAGCTTTGCTTTACGCTCTCAGTCCGCTCATTCCTCTTTAGATCAATCCAAAAGGTCTGCCACCACTTCCCTGGAAAAGACTTCAAGACCCAAACCAG AATCTCCAGCTGAGGTCCGCTCTGTTGAAGTTATTAAAAGAGTGGGTCAGAGCAGCCTCCTGATTGGCTGGCAGAGGCCGCTACTTGACGAACTGGGCTGCAGTAACGGCACGTTCGTGTATGGATACAGA gtgTTTGTGAATGGAGACTTCCACAAATCAGTGATGAGCTCAGCATGCACCAAG TGCATCCTGGAAAACGTCGATCTTAGTGTCCCAGTCCACATCAGTATCCAGACTCTGGGCTCTAACGGTCTGCCCTCAAACAGCGTCCAACTCATTTATACCACTTTGAACAGATCAGAGCAGAGGTGA
- the jakmip1 gene encoding early endosome antigen 1 isoform X2, translated as MQLSQRLDQRLHKLREEVRTMTQEKELTEQLWRQRLQRCQRQLKAKEEEMSRQSHYFENFKVQLQHKLSLAQDREQALQNRIYTLEKQLVDMTVSAATGTATIRAARITARTVTRPEEQDKLPSMRGEGEGEEEKKEERKKQWLPDVGEERSKANEGKLETDVDQGGSKDAKQASNEPRLQSFIISLQEDLKVLLEREEDGLTERRKLLEQLQEAQENSHFLGGKVEDMKAEIHQLRLSESFLMQEVEDLRGENQKLQQIFGNVDPTPLQSSTKPESTRPRASCSPVVPLTTPSDVSTVRKSSGGLGEAQQTAGKNQDHNHACALSPVDHQNAAEHLQNNRQNYFSSAKTEAKRDSLNPLNQLSFKPKTDFQPLSVTTEFLNDFKLGNMEENPSEESDALREAFQSLGFGEDHHALREEREQLEELLQKTQAQLETMTQENTQLKLQLRRSAEEQQQAAEQWSSREQIITPSTFDRDDHHLSLSARDDAVPAQDDLVQALNQENRALAERIQELLAHIEFREKEIAKEQTQLRESISRMKQDGVRLEHDNQEQASLISELNKKTEDDLNTIMELQQKLEDVKAESQVKQQHRGQWERAHSAGISGMFLYNKQEHADGVVSRVLKGQDEESSVFRQEVNDLTTSLSSCCQCKNQPELLQTSTQTGDHVDSLTEQVAPLSSSIQSLRSEQEELIASIGFLREQQKEVTLSVQTQTEEKHQLTRAVWALKEQKDNICQSLASLRQERESLSRAVCGLKDEREQFLKSVSGLKEANEQLNESLSALQRKKETVMESLSSEKEERDRIMQSLQGLQTENDQLSQTVLHLKEQRDQLADSLRCLTEQRDQKKLNLTLKEDHDQLMLSVSNLKKERGKIEHSINCLRQEENLLMQQILDLKEERHSHQTPLIQMQQPLDLCSADDITGKTHDRTGDHTAPGSDTRNHGDAFPQKQNGLMEEIEALRAELQKSQQELDRMHSENKSLHTELSESEARCGEAERKACQASEQVIRLTESVGLMEDLMKDNKSLTAQGKELQNKLTVLLREKNNALSLKAQTDEQNTILTAQLKAKSVALEELNSEYIALKRGRSSREDANAAFISLRARYDDIRAKYDSLLKRKSQTDVEIAPLKAKLSCLVLKCQQRNCLLVEMMKSMQKQVCVDPRLTQQVKHLLSDAALQEYAAAFTPGSYMQTQNCCSEFTQDFISKFHHCCNRFTRDETCPIVSICVSKQDGVSAESESQWGEGEKYSSVFATETSANLQAAAETLKKTSPGPTSPVLECPSVPVSSFVPLKDDMSTDMLQLCPASGLNNLPEKSGFQHLNINQKSSPEVISRGKSPTPLFSCPRVNPSRRLSSPEKIINLHEQLQKTLISNFQAPESRGRGQEPRMSLSAQADLNSANTTKHLSYTLQHLPSVVPAKPASSDKSVTLFNAVASRSANMSSMFTNHHLKVDGFKTHSSSSDFALVSPTPSKDKINSYEATHVTKPKQTKKVTTVRDVSNATQAASMLNTPTFPNSNVSVMTSKADSAALTPDSFALRSQSAHSSLDQSKRSATTSLEKTSRPKPESPAEVRSVEVIKRVGQSSLLIGWQRPLLDELGCSNGTFVYGYRVFVNGDFHKSVMSSACTKLQPSGDAS; from the exons ATGCAGCTCTCCCAGAGGCTAGACCAAAGACTCCACAAACTCAGAGAGGAGGTCAGAACCATG ACCCAAGAGAAGGAGCTGACAGAGCAGCTATGGAGGCAGCGGCTGCAGCGCTGTCAGAGGCAACTGAAAGCCAAAGAGGAAGAGATGAGTCGTCAGTCCCACTATTTTGAGAACTTTAAAGTCCAACTTCAACACaagctcagcctggcccaggacagAGAGCAGGCTCTCCAGAATCGCATCTACACTTTAGAGAAGCAGCTTGTTGACATGACTGTCAGCGCCGCCACGGGAACAGCAACAATCAGAGCCGCCAGAATTACAGCCAGGACCGTGACACGACCAGAAGAACAAGACAAGCTGCCCTCTATGAGAGGAGAGGGTGAGGGAGAGgaggagaaaaaagaagagaGGAAGAAGCAATGGCTGCCAGATGTTGGGGAAGAAAGGTCAAAGGCTAATGAGGGGAAGTTGGAGACAGATGTTGATCAAGGAGGAAGCAAAGATGCAAAACAGGCTTCGAATGAGCCCAGGCTGCAAAGCTTCATCATCAGCCTGCAGGAGGATCTCAAGGTGCTATTGGAGAGAGAAGAGGATGGGCTGACGGAGCGGAGGAAGCTCTTGGAGCAGCTCCAGGAGGCCCAGGAGAATAGCCACTTCCTGGGTGGTAAAGTGGAGGACATGAAGGCAGAGATTCATCAGCTGAGACTGTCTGAGAGCTTCCTGATGCAGGAGGTGGAAGATCTAAGAGGCGAGAATCAGAAACTCCAGCAGATCTTCGGGAATGTAGATCCAACACCTCTTCAGTCATCTACAAAACCTGAGAGCACGAGACCCCGAGCTAGCTGTAGTCCAGTTGTGCCCTTAACTACTCCTTCAGATGTCTCTACTGTAAGAAAGTCCTCTGGCGGTTTGGGAGAG GCGCAGCAAACTGCTGGCAAGAACCAAGACCAtaatcatgcttgtgcactttcACCTGTTGACCACCAGAATGCAGCAGAGCACCTTCAGAACAACAGACAAAATTATTTCTCATCCGCCAAAACTGAAGCAAAGCGTGATTCTCTGAATCCTTTAAACCAGTTGAGCTTTAAACCCAAAACTGATTTCCAGCCACTTTCTGTCACTACGGAGTTCTTAAATGATTTTAAACTGGGAAACATGGAGGAAAATCCCAGTGAGGAGTCTGATGCCCTCAGAGAGGCGTTTCAGAGCTTGGGATTTGGAGAAGATCATCATGCTCTTCGAGAGGAACGTGAGCAGCTGGAGGAGCTTCTTCAGAAGACACAGGCGCAGCTGGAGACCATGACTCAGGAGAACACTCAGCTGAAGTTACAGCTCAGGAGGAGtgcagaggagcagcagcaggcagCAGAACAGTGGTCATCAAGAGAACAG ATAATCACACCATCCACCTTTGACAGAGATGATCATCACCTGTCACTTTCTGCCAGGGATGATGCAGTTCCTGCTCAAGATGACCTCGTTCAGGCCTTAAATCAGGAAAACCGAGCCTTGGCAGAAAGGATCCAGGAGCTGTTGGCTCACATTGAGTTCAGAGAGAAGGAAATTGCTAAGGAACAGACCCAGCTGAGGGAAAGTATCTCTAGGATGAAGCAGGATGGTGTCAGACTGGAGCATGATAACCAAGAACAGGCCAGTTTAATCTCTGAACTAAACAAGAAGACGGAGGATGATCTAAATACCATCATGGAGCTTCAGCAGAAGTTAGAAGATGTAAAAGCAGAATCACAGGTTAAGCAGCAGCATAGAGGCCAGTGGGAACGTGCACACTCAGCTGGAATATCAGGAATGTTTTTATACAACAAACAAGAACATGCGGATGGTGTAGTTTCTAGAGTGCTGAAAGGACAAGATGAAGAATCTTCAGTTTTCCGTCAAGAAGTTAACGATTTGACCACATCCCTGTCATCTTGTTGTCAATGTAAAAATCAGCCTGAGTTATTACAAACCAGCACACAGACTGGCGACCATGTTGATTCACTGACTGAACAAGTGGCTCCGCTCTCCAGCTCAATCCAGAGCCTCAGATCAGAGCAGGAAGAGCTGATTGCCAGCATTGGTTTTCTCAGAGAGCAGCAGAAAGAAGTCACTCTGTCAGTCCAAACGCAGACGGAAGAAAAACACCAGCTAACTCGTGCAGTTTGGGCTCTGAAGGAGCAGAAAGATAACATCTGTCAGTCTCTGGCCAGCCTCCGACAAGAGAGAGAGTCACTGAGCAGGGCAGTCTGCGGGCTGAAGGATGAGAGAGAGCAGTTTTTAAAGTCTGTTAGTGGCCTAAAAGAAGCAAATGAGCAGCTAAACGAGTCTTTATCTGCTCTTCAAAGAAAAAAAGAGACAGTGATGGAATCACTCTCAAGCGAAAAAGAAGAGAGAGATCGAATCATGCAATCTCTGCAAGGTTTGCAGACAGAAAATGATCAGCTGAGCCAAACAGTGCTTCATCTTAAAGAACAGAGAGACCAACTAGCTGATTCTCTCAGGTGTCTGACTGAACAAAGAGACCAGAAAAAACTAAATCTCACTTTAAAAGAAGACCACGACCAACTGATGCTGTCAGTCAGCAATTTGAAGAAAGAAAGAGGAAAAATAGAGCATTCCATCAACTGCTTGAGGCAAGAGGAAAACCTCCTCATGCAGCAAATCCTGGATTTAAAAGAGGAAAGACACAGCCATCAGACTCCCCTCATTCAAATGCAGCAGCCACTAGATTTATGCagtgctgatgacatcacaggaAAGACGCATGATAGGACCGGAGATCACACCGCGCCAGGAAGTGATACCAGAAACCATGGAGATGCGTTTCCACAG AAACAAAATGGCCTGATGGAggagattgaagctttgagagcaGAACTACAAAAATCCCAACAGGAACTGGACAGGATGCACTCAGAG AACAAGAGTTTGCACACAGAGCTCTCCGAGTCTGAAGCCCGGTGTGGCGAGGCAGAGAGAAAAGCATGTCAGGCGTCTGAGCAGGTGATCAGACTGACTGAGTCTGTCGGTCTGATGGAAGACCTCATGAAGGACAACAAGAGCCTCACAGCGCAG GGGAAGGAGCTGCAGAACAAACTGACTGTCCTGCTGAGAGAAAAGAATAATGCTCTGTCCCTGAAGGCCCAAACTGATGAGCAGAACACCATCCTCACCGCCCAACTCAAAGCTAAG AGTGTGGCTCTGGAGGAACTGAACTCTGAGTATATCGCTCTGAAACGAGGCAGAAGCAGCAGGGAGGATGCGAACGCTGCCTTTATCTCCCTCAGGGCCCGTTATGATGACATCAGAGCTAAG TATGATTCACTTCTTAAACGAAAAAGCCAAACAGATGTGGAAATAGCTCCTTTAAAG GCCAAGCTGTCTTGCCTGGTGCTGAAGTGTCAGCAGAGGAACTGCttgttagtggagatgatgaagtCCATGCAGAAACAGGTGTGTGTGGACCCCAGACTCACACAACAAGTCAAGCATCTGCTCAGTGACGCAGCTCTGCAGGAATACGCTGCAGCGTTTACACCAGGCAGCTACATGCAGACCCAAAACTGCTGCAGTGAGTTTACACAAGACTTTATTTCTAAATTTCACCACTGCTGCAACAGATTCACACGTGATGAAACCTGCCCCATTGTTTCGATCTGTGTGAGCAAACAAGACGGCGTCTCAGCTGAGTCTGAATCTCAGTGGGGCGAAGGAGAGAAATATTCTTCAGTATTTGCAACTGAGACTTCAGCAAATCTTCAGGCAGCAGCTGAAACACTAAAGAAAACCTCACCTGGGCCAACATCACCTGTACTAGAGTGTCCAAGTGTCCCTGTGTCTTCATTTGTCCCACTGAAGGACGACATGAGCACAGATATGTTACAG CTGTGTCCTGCTAGTGGACTAAATAATCTGCCAGAGAAGTCAGGATTTCAGCATTTGAACATAAATCAAAAGTCCTCCCCAGAAGTGATCAGTCGGGGTAAAAGTcccactcctctcttctcctgcccACGGGTCAATCCCAGCAGGAGGCTGAGTAGTCCTGAGAAGATTATCAACCTTCATGAACAGCTGCAGAAGACCCTGATCAGCAACTTTCAG GCACCAGAGAGCAGAGGACGAGGACAGGAGCCCAGGATGTCCCTTTCAGCCCAAGCTGACCTAAATTCAGCCAACACAACAAAACACCTTTCCTACACTCTTCAGCACCTCCCCTCTGTAGTTCCAGCTAAACCTGCCTCCTCTGACAAATCCGTGACTCTTTTTAATGCAGTTGCATCTAGATCTGCTAATATGAGCAGCATGTTCACTAACCATCACCTTAAAGTGGATGGTTTTAAAACTCATTCCAGCTCTTCTGACTTTGCTCTTGTCAGCCCGACTCCCAGTAAAGACAAAATAAACTCATATGAAGCCACTCATGTGACGAAGCCGAAGCAGACTAAGAAAGTGACCACTGTTCGTGATGTTTCCAATGCTACACAAGCAGCATCTATGCTGAACACACCAACTTTCCCTAATTCCAATGTTTCTGTCATGACCTCTAAAGCAGACAGTGCTGCTCTGACTCCTGATAGCTTTGCTTTACGCTCTCAGTCCGCTCATTCCTCTTTAGATCAATCCAAAAGGTCTGCCACCACTTCCCTGGAAAAGACTTCAAGACCCAAACCAG AATCTCCAGCTGAGGTCCGCTCTGTTGAAGTTATTAAAAGAGTGGGTCAGAGCAGCCTCCTGATTGGCTGGCAGAGGCCGCTACTTGACGAACTGGGCTGCAGTAACGGCACGTTCGTGTATGGATACAGA gtgTTTGTGAATGGAGACTTCCACAAATCAGTGATGAGCTCAGCATGCACCAAG